In Delphinus delphis chromosome X, mDelDel1.2, whole genome shotgun sequence, the DNA window CTATGTGATTCTGGAAATCCTGTGCATCCCTCAGGGCCCTGCGCCAACGTCCCAGGGGGCCTCTCACACATGACAGGGCTCTGCCCAGGCTCCCCGGGCTTCTCCTGAGACTGACAGTGAGGATtgacccttccctccccagagcaGAGAAAGGGGTATCCCTCAGTCTCCTAGCCCTCTTCCAGTCAGCTCCACCGCCTGAGGGCTCTGAGGTTCAAGAGAAGTCAACACCCTGAACACCCACGCCCATCCTCAGTGCCGTCCCCTCAGATCCTGAGGCTTCCCTCTTGACCACAGGGTCCTAACCCCACCCCGGCGGGAAGTGGAGCCTGGGGAACTACATTTGGAATGCACCCCTCAAAGATTCTGGTGCAGGAGCTCAGGGGACTCAATTTGAGAAATACAGGGAAAAACTGGTTTAAAAAATAGGTTGAAAAATTTTAACAGACACCGGTAGAGGGGCTGAGACAGGAGGGGCTGCAGGCGAGATCTAATGGGGAGGGCCTCTTTGCCTCTGCCAAACACTACCATCCCTGGTCAAGTTCACTATCTAATTGCAGCAAAGAGTCTCCCGAAATTGCACCAAGGGCACATTTGTTTCTTCGACAGATAACTTCAGCGCTCCTTCTAGCCTCATACTTGACTGTATTTTAGCTTTCAGAATTATTTAAGTAAGGATTTTAAGAAGGCTACTTGGTTCTTGTCCAGAGGGTAGTGAAACTCCCCAAGTAGGATATCAGGGGGCATGGGCAGGCGCACTAGATGTGTCCACACGGAGAAGCCTTGGGAATCCCGAAGCGCTGGTCCTGGGTGAGTCTCCCCCTCCTCGCGGGCTCCACTTCTCCCCCTCGCTCCCgcacctatcccacccctcccagTCCGGCGTGTGCTATCCAGTACCCCAGGCCCGCTCCCCCCGCCGCCTCCGCCCCCTCGCACTCGCCCCCCGCGTCGTCCTCGTCCCACATCGACTTCGCTCCCGCCGCGCCGCCGGCCGCGCTTCCCGCCTTCGCTTCGATTCGCGCCGCCACCCCAGCCGCCGCGCGCCGCCTGCGCTCCGCTCCCCCCGGCCACCTCTCGTCGTCCGGCCCGGCCGCCCTCGCCTCCGTCGCCGCCGCGCCCCGGACTCTGTTGGCTCCGCGCCCCGCGGACGCCCCGGCCCCCGGCCGACGCAGCCGTCCCCGCCGCCGCCACTCGCCCGCCGCCCACCATGGCCCCGAGGCAAACAGGTAGCAGGAAGCGGAAAGCGCCGGCGCTCGCGGCGTCGTCGCTGGGCTCGGCGGCGGGTGGGGACGGGCCGCTGCCTCCCAAGAAGCCCAAGCGGCCGGCGGCGCTGCGCTCGCTGCTGCACTACCTGAAGGGCCGCGAGGTGGGGGCGCGGGGCCGCGCCGGGCTCCCGGGCTTCGAGGGCAAGCTGCGCGGCTACGCGGTGCGGAAGCTGCCCGAGCTGCTGAGGGAGCGCGAGCTGGCGCTGGGCACCCTCAACAAGGTGTTCGCGTCGCAGTGGCTGAACGCCAGGCAGGTGGTGTGCGGCACCAAGTGCAACACGCTCTTCGTGGTGGACGTGCAGTCGGGCCACATCACGCGCATCCCCCTGATGCGGGACCGCGGGCCCGCGTCGGCCCGCGCCCAGCCGAACTGCGGCATCCACGCCATCCAGCTGAATCCCTCCAAGACGCTTCTGGCCACCGGGGGCGAGAACCCCAACAGCCTGGCCGTCTACCAGCTGCCCACGCTGGACCCCGTGTGCCTGGGCGACCGCCACGGCCACAAGGACTGGATCTTCGCCATCGCCTGGATGAGCGACACGGTGGCCGTGAGTGGCTCCCGCGACGGCACCGTGGCGCTCTGGAAGATGGACCCCGACATGTTCCACGGCAGCATCGCCTGGCACAACGACGCGGGCCTCCCCCTGTACGCCCACATCCGTCCCAGGGACGTGGAGACCATCCCCAGGGCCAGCACCAACCCCAGTAACCGCAAGGTGCGGGCCCTGGCCTTCAGCGGCAAGAACCAGGAGCTGGGAGCCGTGTCCCTGGACGGCTACTTCCACCTGTGGAAAGCCCAGAGCAACCTGTCCAGGCTGCTGTCCATCAGGCTGCCCTACTGCCGAGAGAACGTGTGCCTGACCTACTGCGACGAGTTGTCCCTGTACGCGGTGGGCTCCCAGTCCCACGTCTCCTTCCTGGATCCGCGGCAGCGCCAGCAGAACATCCGGCCCCTGTGCTCCCGAGAGGGCGGCACGGGTGTGCGCTCCCTGAGCTTCTACCAGCACATCGTCACCGTGGGCACGGGCCACGGTTCCCTGCTCTTCTATGACATCCGCGCGCAGACGTTCCTGGAGGAGAGGGCCTCGGCCAGCCCGCACTTCCCTCCGGGGCCCGCAGGGAGGAAGCTCAAGCTCAcctgtggcagaggctggctcAACCACGATGACCTGTGGGTGAACTACTTCGGTGGCATCGGCGAGCTCCCCAACGCGCTCTACACGCACTGCTACAACTGGCCCGAGATGAAACTCTTCGTCGCTGGGGGGCCTCTCCCTTCCGGCCTCCACGGGAACTATGCCGGCCTCTGGAGCTAAGGATGGCCTCCGTGTCCTCAAAGTGCCCAGATACACCTTCCAGTCCCCTCTCTCACTCTGTGTTTGTGCTTTTACTCTGTGTggcttttatcttccaggtggAAAGGGCCCAACTTACCTCTGCTCAGTGTGTTaggcaaagagacagaaagaaacagaaggcaaAAGTGGTCTCTTGGGCAATCAAAACTtggctttcagatttttctgcaCCTCCTCCAatatcaccatttttttttttttt includes these proteins:
- the LOC132418348 gene encoding DDB1- and CUL4-associated factor 12-like protein 2, which encodes MAPRQTGSRKRKAPALAASSLGSAAGGDGPLPPKKPKRPAALRSLLHYLKGREVGARGRAGLPGFEGKLRGYAVRKLPELLRERELALGTLNKVFASQWLNARQVVCGTKCNTLFVVDVQSGHITRIPLMRDRGPASARAQPNCGIHAIQLNPSKTLLATGGENPNSLAVYQLPTLDPVCLGDRHGHKDWIFAIAWMSDTVAVSGSRDGTVALWKMDPDMFHGSIAWHNDAGLPLYAHIRPRDVETIPRASTNPSNRKVRALAFSGKNQELGAVSLDGYFHLWKAQSNLSRLLSIRLPYCRENVCLTYCDELSLYAVGSQSHVSFLDPRQRQQNIRPLCSREGGTGVRSLSFYQHIVTVGTGHGSLLFYDIRAQTFLEERASASPHFPPGPAGRKLKLTCGRGWLNHDDLWVNYFGGIGELPNALYTHCYNWPEMKLFVAGGPLPSGLHGNYAGLWS